The stretch of DNA CGGGATATCAGCAAAGAGATTCTATCttatcaaaaaagaaaaaacccatTTGTACTCCTAATCCCTCAAAAGTCTCATTAAACCTAATCTCCCATATTTCcaatatgaaattttaatgcAGCTAGCGACTCTTTGTCTCTGGGACAGACCGTAACAAAAACTATGATTGCGACGACTGAAGAACCTGAAGAAGGGGgtaaaccaaaaccattttcAATGCATATGCATCAATTAAacgataaaataaacaaaactaaaaatactTGGGAAATGCAATGAATGAGaacgaaatgaaataattctaaatataaacaaattaaccTTGAATACCACAGATAACCACGAAcatttttcaatatatttcaaaTGCACGCCCATTGTACATATCAAATACATTTCATATCGCATtgctcataaaatatttaacccaAAAATTGTACAGACAATCTTAATTAAACGACAATTAATAACAACGTGTAAGAAACGCGAATATCTTTAAGCATCGTGAAGGAGATGATTGTTTAAGAGGACTGCATTTAATGATTGCACGATCAttgggaaattaaaattgccaagtcgaaaatttataaatggacTTTAAGTTTACGCACTTGGCAACTTTTCTGTCATGAAGGTATTTTTTTAGGACCCCTatacattatttataaatactgTAAGATATTCAATATTGAAGATGTTGTAAGTGCTGCACTGCCGAAACTAATCCTACGAATGATATATGCACTCTGTACAGAAATCTATAAGTAAACTATAaggaaatctttttaaaatatatatactgaCAAGCTTATTTTTTGTAGCTGTTCCTGAAATCGTACATGTCGATGTCTTCCAGCAGCACAGCTACGAAAGTGTGCCCCTCAAGTATGAAGTCATTGCCACAGGTATTCCCAAACCAGAAGCAATTTGGTATCACGATGGAAAGCCAATTACGGCCGATAAGCACACTGCTATTACTGTCGATGGGGTTTGTTTtcattgaatatttattttccggACTTTTATTACTACTTTTATTATCCCTTAGGATCATTATAAGCTGGAGGTGCAGTCGCTTGATTTAGTCGATGCGGGAGAATATAGGGTGGTTGTTCAAAATAAGTGCGGCGAGAAATCGCATCAGGGGGATCTTTCCCTGTCGGGTAAGAAGCTCTTAATGAAGTaatcgatttaaaatttaatacatttcacTATACCACAGGCATCGCTGAATATCGCAAGCCTATCCTGACCCAAGGACCTGGACTGAAGGACATTAAGGTCAACAAGGGCGACAAGGTCAACGAACCAGTTGTGTTCACCGCAGATCCTGCTCCTGAAATCGTCTTACTCAAGGATGGCCAGCCCGTCAAGGAGAGCAATAATCTCAAGCTGAAGGTGGAAAAGAAGGACGCGGAGAATGGATTGGTTCAGTACACTTGCACTCTGAACATCTTGGAAGGTATGGAGTGCCCTTTATAATGCATTTTCTCTATATAATAGAgtgtaaatgtatttattgcaGCTGAGATTAAGGATTCCGGACGCTATGAACTGAAGGTGAAGAACAAGTACGGTGAGCTGGCCACTAGTGGATGGATCGATGTGCTGGCCAAGCCGGAGATTTCTGGCCTGAATGATACCAAATGTCTGCCGGGCGACACCATTTGCTTTGAGGCTCTGGTCCAGGCCAATCCGAAACCGAAGGTTTCCTGGACTCGTGGCAATGAGAACCTGTGCAACAACGAGAACTGCGAGGTCATCGCAGACGTTGATGCCGATAAGTATCGACTGGTCTTCCAGTCCGTTTCCCCCAGTGAAGATGGTAAATACACCATCACAGCCACGAACAGCGAGGGAAGGGCCACGGTGGACTTTAATTTGGCGGTGCTGGGTAGGGATTACAATCTCAAAACGATTCTATATATCCTTTATCATCTATCTTTCTGATGCAGTGGAGAAACCCACCTTTATTGTGCAACCCGAGAGCCAGAGCATCCACGACTTTAGACCCGTCTCCACCAAGGTTCTGGTGCACGGTGTTCCACTGCCCACAATTGAATGGTTCAAGGACGACAAGCCCATCAACTATGAGGCTATTAACAAGCCCAGCAAGGACAAGCTGTACGGCAAGGAGGACACCAAGAAGGGTACCGACCAAATCGAAAGTGTTTTCGACATCAAAACATTCAGGGAAAACGATGTGGGAGCGGTAAGATCTTAATAGATttctagaaaaaaatattcttattttttctttttttttttttttatcagtataCTTGTGTGGCCACCAATGAAATCGGAGTGACCAAGGCCCCCTTCAAGTTGGCTTTGTTGGCCCTCGCACCCAGCTTTGTGAAGAAGCTGGACAATGCTCTGGATGTGCTGCAGGGTGAACCTCTGGTCCTCGAGTGCTGCGTGGACGGAAGTCCCCTGCCCACCGTTCAGTGGCTCAAGGATGGTGATGAAGTCAAGCCCAGCGAGAGGTAGTTACTTAAATAATATGTCTTATCGGACGACACTTTCTATCTCTCTTACTTAGTGTTAAGATTTCCACCAATCCGGATGGCCTGGTTAGGCTGGAGATCAACAGCTGCCAACCCAACGATTCGGGAGCCTACAAGCTGATCATATCCAATCCTCATGGCGAGAAGGTGGCTTTGTGTGCGGTGGCTGTTAAACGTAAGAAATGCAGCTCTACTTACTATTAATAGATGTAATTTAATAACCGTAACCTTTAGCTGAGGAGATGCAGCCAAAGTTCCTGAAACCTATTACCGGCCAGACGGTCGTGGTGGGTGAACCCCTGAAATTGGAGGCCCAGGTCACTGGATTCCCGGCGCCAGAGGTCAAGTGGTACAAGGATGGCATGCTGCTGCGCCCAAGTCCAGAGATTAACTTCATCAACAGCCCCAATGGTCAAATTGGACTAATGTGAGTGGGGTATATGCATATAAAATAGAAATGGTATTTAACCTCCCGATTTCCCTCAACCAGCATCGATTCTGCCCAGCCTCTGGATGCTGGAGTCTACAAGTGTCTGATCGCCAACAAGGGCGGCGAAATCGAGGGCGTGTCCAAGGTGGAGATCGTGCCCAAGGAATCGAAGCCTGTCTTCGTGGCCGAACTCCAGGATTCCTCCAGCATTGAGGGCTTCCCCGTGAAGATGGACATCAAGGTGATTGGAAACCCCAAGCCGAAGCTCCAGTGGTTCCATAATGGTCACGAAATCCAGCCCGATCCAAGCCACATTGCCATTGTGGAGAATCCGGACAAGAGCACCAGCCTGATCATCGAGAAAACGGTTCCCGGTGACTCGGGTTTGTATGAGGTGATTGCCCAGAATCCCGAGGGATCGACTGCCTCCAAGGCCAAGCTTTATGTGGCTCCCAAGGCCGATGAAACCGCCACCGAGGAGGCTCCACAATTTGTGTCCGCTCTGCGGGATGTTAATGCCGATGAGGGTCAGGAGCTGGTGCTCTCTGCTCCATTCATTTCGAACCCAATGCCCGAGGTGATTTGGTCAAAGGATGGCGTCACTCTGACTCCCAACGAACGCCTGCTGATGACCTGCGATGGCAAGCACATTGGACTGACCATCAAGCCGGCTGAAGCCGCCGACTCTGGAAACTACACTTGCCTGCTGGCCAATCCGCTGGGCGAGGACTCCTCCGCCTGCAACGCGAATGTCAGGAAGGTCTACAAGCCACCGGTGTTCACCCAAAAGATATCCGATCAGCAGCAGGTGTTCGGCAACAATGCCAAGATCCCCGTTACCGTTTCCGGTGTTCCCTATCCGGATCTCGAGTGGTACTTCCAGGACAAGCCCATTCCCAAGTCGGACAAGTACAGCATCAAGAACGATGGAGATCATCACATGCTGATCGTGAACAATTGCGAGAAGGGTGACCAGGGTGTCTACAAGTGCATCGCCAGCAACAGGGAGGGCAAGGATATCACCCAAGGACGTCTCGATATCGTCAATGAGATGTGAGTGTTCTATAATCGAGGCTGCCACAGAAAACACAAAGATTTTGGCATTACTTAATAGATTTTCAAGTGATTTCGGTGGCACTCGTTTACCCTTCTAACTAACGATCTATATTTACTCTACAGTAAGAAGCATTCGCGATCGGAGCCACCAGTGTTCCTCAAGAAGATTGGCGATTGTGATATCTACGAGGGCATGGTTGCCAAGTTCACGGCCTGTGCCACGGGATATCCAGAGCCGGAAGTCGAGTGGTTCAAGAACGACCAGAAGCTCTTCCCCTCGGACCGGTTCTTGATTGATATCGAGCCGAATGGCCTTCTCAGGCTgaccattaaaaatgttaccgAGTACGATGTGGGCCGCTATTCCTGCCGCATTTTCAACCCATACGGAGATGATATTTGCCATGCTGAGCTGTTCTACGATTGTAAGTTCTTTTGGATCACCTATTAACTATATTTAGTAACGTAATTATAAATTCACAGCTCTGGATAGCCAGCAGAAGCCCTTGGAAGACCAGTATACCGATTTCAAGAAGTACAAGAAGTCCGGTGCTCCTCCGCCATTGTCGGAGGGTCCCATTATATCTCGCATGACCGATCGCGGATTGCTCTTGTCATGGAATCCTTCGGTGCCCTTAACTCCCCGCTATCCTATCACTTACCAGGTAAGCTATTCAAAGATGTAACCTCTCAAAGGAAATGGGAATCATTTAATTGCCAAATCTTAGATCGAAATGATGGATTTGCCAGAAGGAGATTGGCGCACCCTGAGGACGGGAGTTCGCAGCTGTGCCTGTGATATCCGTAACTTGGAACCTTTCCGAGATTATCGATTCCGAGTGCGAGTGGAGAACAAGTTTGGTGTGAGCGATCCCAGTCCctatacccaaacttacaggTGAGGAAGTCCTGAACCTGATGTTAAGTATTTACtataattaattgtaattttcaGGCAAAAACTGGTACCAGATCCACCGAAAACTTATACCTACCTGCCACCAGGCACTGACTTCAGGCCAGAAACTTCGCCCTACTTCCCCAAGGACTTTGATATCGAGAGACCTCCGCATGATGGTTTGGCACAGGCACCTCAGTAAGTACAAAGTATACATATGGTTTGAAGAAAGATACTACTTATAAGTACTGTCTTAATAGATTCCTGCTGCGCGAGCAGGACATCAGTTATGGAGTCAAGGATCACAACACGGAGCTGATGTGGTTTGTCTACGGCTATCCCAAGCCCAAGATGACTTACTACTTTGATGACATGATCATTGAGTCGGGTGGCAGATTTGATCAGAGCTACACTCGCAACGGACAGGCCACGCTCTTCATTAACAAGTGGGTTTAATGAGGTGTAATATAATGATGATAATCTACTGTAATCCCCTTTAGAATGTTGGATCGGGATGTTGGCTGGTATGAGGCTGTGGCCACCAACGAACATGGAGAGGCCAGGCAGCGGGTGAGACTGGAGATTGCGGAGCATCCGAGGTTCCTGAAGCGTCCCGATGAGACCTTCATTATGTCCCGCAAAAACGGAAGAATCGAGGCCAAGTTGGTGGGCATTCCGCTGCCAGAAGTGCATTGGTTCAAGGACTGGAAACCGATTGCCGAGTCATCCAGGATTAAGGTAATGTGAAGGATTAGATATCATTTTCAAGAAACTAACCAAATCGACTATATAACCTATACAGATTAGCTCCTATGACCCTGACATCTACGTGCTCTCGATCCACGACTCGATCATCAAGGACGGTGGCTTGTACTCCATTAGTGCCAGAAACATTGCCGGCTCCATTAGCACTTCGGTTACGGTGCACATCGAGGAGAACGAGGATCAGTATATCTACAAGACCTACGGCAGACATCCGTATGTGCGTTCCAAGCAGTTGCGCTACCAGGACAAGTACGACATTGGAGATGAACTGGGTCGTGGAACTCAGGGAATCACATACCACGCTGTGGAGCGTTCTTCCGGTGACAATTATGCTGCTAAGATCATGTACGGACGACCCGAGTTGCGTCCGTTCATGCTGAACGAACTGGAGATGATGAACACGTTCAATCACAAGAACCTCATCCGTCCCTATGACGCCTATGACACCGATCGAAGTGTAACGCTGATCATGGAACTGGCTGCCGGTGGAGAGTTGGTCAGGGATAATCTCCTCAGACGCGACTATTACACGGAACGAGATATTGCCCACTACATCAGGCAGACACTGTGGGGCCTGGAGCACATGCACGAAATGGGCGTGGGTCACATGGGTCTTACGGTAAGAGATTGTGAGAGATTAGTAACCTTAACTCACCCTTCTGAAATTACAGATCAAGGACCTCCTGATCTCCGTGGTCGGCGGTGATCTCATCAAGGTGTCTGATTTTGGACTGTCGAGGAAAATCAACAGGCACAATCTGTCGACCCTGGACTATGGAATGCCCGAGTTTGTTTCGCCCGAAGTGGTGAACAAGGAGGGAGTCAACTTCTCCCACGACATGTGGACCGTCGGCCTGATCACCTACGTGCTGCTCGGCGGTCACAATCCATTCCTGGGCATTGACGATAGGGAAACCCTGACCAAGATTCGCGAGGGTCGTTGGGACTTCAAGGACGAGATTTGGACCCATATCTCGGACGATGGCCGTGACTTCATCAGTCGATTGCTGCTCTACAGTCCCGAGGAACGTATGGATGTGAAGACCGCTCTGAAGCATCCCTGGTTCTTCATGCTCGATCGCCAGGTCTACGACCATGACTATCAGATCGGAACCGATCGGCTGCGCAACTACTACGACCACTTCAGGGACTGGTATGCCAATGCCTCGTGCAAGAACTACTTCCGCAGGCGCCGCTTGAGCGGCTGCTTCCAGCACCCGTCCAAGATGGTCTATCCCCCGGGACACGTCTACACGCCGGAGAACACCCCGGAGCCCCTGCCGGAGCCGAGGATCCGGGCCAAGCGCGAGGAGGTGGTCTCCAAGTACTTGCATCCCGACTACGAACTGGGCCTCATTCAATCCGAGAGTCAGTAAGTACAATATCAATTTCTCATAATCAAGTACCCAAAAGAAATGGGTAACActatataaaacaagaaagaacgctatagtcgggttggtgtcccggcTATCTactacccgtcactcggctaaagggagtgcgagggagatggatatataaatttttttgattgcgtataactttttaatgaatggtctgattttaaaaatgtcttctacatttcgataggcataatacccttttactctacgattaacgggtataacaactAGGTCTCAAGTTTGTTACTAATATAACCTATAACCCTTTAGCTACCAATATGGACCCGACACTTATCTTCTGCAATTGCGTGATGTCAACTTCCCTGTGAGATTGCGAGAATACATGAAGGTGGCCCATCGCCGTTCGCCTTCCTTTGCCTTGAACGATTCAGTGGATTGGTCGGTAAGTAAACGAAGGATAAATTTATTAGAAAATGGATAATTAATGTGTTCTTTTCCAGCTGCCCGTGATCCGCGAGAGACGTCGCTTCACCGACATCATGGACGAGGAGATCGATGACGAGCGCACCCGCAGTCGCATCAGCATGTACGCGGCCAATGAATCCTACTCCATCAGGAGATTGCGCACCGAATTGGGACCCCGTTTGGATGAGTACACCGAAGCGGATGCCATGATCGAGACCCAGCGGGAGGGCTACCCGCCCTTCTTCCGCGAGAAGCCCCAGACTATCGCCATAACGGAGAACCAGCCAAGTCACATCCACTGCTTCGCCGTGGGAGATCCCAAGCCGTGTGTGCAGTGGTTCAAGAACGACATGGTTCTGTCCGAGAGCAAGAGGATAAAGATATCGGTGGACGAGGACGGTCGCTCCATCCTGCGCTTCGAGCCGGCCCTGCACTTCGATGTGGGCGTCTACAAGGTGGTGGCCAGGAACAAGGTGGGTCAAACCGTGGCCCGATGCCGCATCGTGGTGGCCACTCTGCCCGATGCCCCCGACTCGCCGGAGATTTCCGCCAACAGCGGCACCGAGATCCTGCTCCGCTGGAAGCAGCCACGCGACGATGGCCACTCCACGGTCCTCTGCTACAGTCTGCAGTACAAGCTGAGCAACTGCGATGCCTGGACCACGGTGGCGGATAACATTGACCACGAGTTCTATCTGCTGCACGATCTGCAGCCCAATACCAACTATCAGTTCCGCTTGGCCTCGAAGAACCGCATCGGCTGGAGCGAGATGGGCATACCGGTGGCCGCGTCGACGGTGGGCGGAGATGCCCCCAAGATCCACATCACCAAGGCCATGAAGCATTTACAGCAGCTCACCGAGAACGGGCATCAGGTGATTCCCGAGGAGGAGCGCGTCCACACCGACTACCATTGCGAGCGGGAGCCGCCCAACTGGGTGACCGATTCCTCCGTTAGCGACAAGTACAGCTTCATCTCGGAGATTGCCCGGGGCGAGTTTAGCACCATTGTCAAGGGCATCCAGAAGTCCACCGACACGGTGGTGGTGGCCAAGATCCTCGAGGTGACCGACGAGAACGAGGACAATGTGGTCGCCGAGTTTGACAACTTTAAGACGCTCCGCCACGAACGAATCCCGGCCCTATTCAGTGCCTATAAGCCATTGAATGTGCCCATTGCCATCTTCGTGATGGAGAAGCTCCAGGGCGCCGATGTGCTGACCTACTTCAGCAGCCGGCACGAGTACTCCGAGCAGATGGTGGCCACTGTGGTGACCCAACTGCTGGACGCCCTGCAGTATCTGCACTGGCGTGGCTACTGCCATTTGAACATCCAGCCCGATAATGTGGTCATGGCCTCCGTTCGCTCTATCCAAGTGAAACTGGTCGACTTCGGCGCCGCCAAGAAGGTCAACAAGCTGGGCATGAAGGTGACGCCCTGCGGATCGCTGGACTTCCAACCGCCCGAGATGATCAACGATGAGCCCATATTCCCGCAGAGCGACATCTGGTCCCTGGGAGCGCTGACCTACTTGCTGCTGTCCGGATGCAGTCCATTCCGCGGCGCCGACGAGTACGAGACCAAGCAGAACATCTCCTTCGTGCGTTACAGGTTCGAGAATCTCTTCAAGGAGGTCACTCCCGAGGCCACGCGATTCATTATGCTCCTCTTCAAGCGTCATCCCACGTAAGTGAACTGAAATCTTCAAACTTATTacttcaaaacattttaagattTGAGATATTACTTCTATAATCTCAACTTATAtttacaattaattaaaatattttcaaaacactttttaaatattattccaaAGTGATATAAAACTACATATGTTTATAAATCTTTGGAAATAGATTTGAAAGATCAAGGCTGTTTATTGCATCCCCAGTCCACCCAAAAATTAGGAACAGGGTCATTCATGATTGATATAACACTTAATTTGACAACTGACAACATTTTCTTCATCATTTCATTCAGAAAACGACCATATACCGAAGATTGCTTGGAGCACAGGTGGCTCATGTCATCCGACTACATGGTTAGGAAGCGTGAACGTGCCATCTTTTTGGGCAGCCGTCTAAAGGTAATAAATTTCAACATTTCGTGTTAATAGAAAAACCACTAATGCTATTTCCGTTCGCCCACCAGACGTTCTGCGATGAATACCATGACCTAAAGAACGCCACGGCTACGTCATCCAAGGTTCTGAACACGGTCGCCGGCGGACCCACACCTACTCAACTACTTCGATCGAATAGCATCCAGGAGGAATTGCTCACAACATTTTAGTCAATTAGTTCCGAAGTAGTGTTAAGagaatgttgtttttatttcttgtaTATATGGAATATGAATAATTATACAACATCTAaattctatatatataaatatattatctggttaattaaaacgaaaaggtttgtttaatatatttacatatggAAGAGCCCGTAAATTCCAATAGAGGATgtcttttcaaaaataaaggcTTTTACAAATAGTGAAAATTTAAACCTCACGAAGTGAAAATTCAGCTGTGATTTTTATTAGGTTacttttaatgatttaatggtttttaaaaaaaggtgcaCGATTTCACTTATTAAAGGGCGCACTGTATTAATCGAAAGGTAAACAAAACACCCCCAAAAAACACCCGTAATCACAAATCGAAAATCACCTCTGCGAAAAGCTTGCAGCTTTCGCCACAAGCTTTCTTATCACTATTGATTAAATTTTCGTCTAAagcttatattttaaagtaagtGCTAGGTACAACACAGCACGCAAACACCTCAATTAGTACAATAGAAATTATTGTTTAGTCACAATGTGAAGCGAATTAAAGCAGATCTCAACACACATACAACACCTACATGCCCAGCGTTCATTAGCAGTAGAAAAATCAATGAGTGACAAACCTCGGTCACAAGATTGCAATCCATCGAAATCGCGACTACGAACAAAAGGTATACAGTCAGTCCATTAGAGATCGtaggtacatatgtatgtagtgTACACCCGAAGTCAAGTATTCGTTTAATCTGAGTGATTGACTAATCTCATTTATAGAGTCTTAACTAAACCCTTCTAGATTTTGGAATCGCCTCACTCTCCACATGTCTTTCCAAGTGTAAACTTATTCGTCTCCGCAGCAGAGGGTCAACTGGCAATCAATTAAGCCTCCAATAACACACGATAGCAATTAGATTCCGGGTTCAGCTGCACTAGATTCCATTCCGAAAAATGGCAGAGGGCGATAATTCAGAGCATTTGGAAAGGTGAGTAGTGCCCCCGAGTTACTCATCGGATCCAATCTGATCTACTTATATCTTATCGCCTGCAGAACTGAGCTTCCGGCTCCGATGATTTCCCGCAAGGAGGTCAGTATCTGGGCCATTCTCAAGAACTGTATCGGCAAGGACCTAAGCAAAATCACCATGCCGGTCATGCTGAACGAACCACTGAGCTTCCTCCAGAGACTCTGCGAGTACATGGAGTACGCACAACTGCTGACCGAGGCAGCTCACCAGGAATCTCCGGCCGACCGGATGAAATACGTGGCGGGTAAGTCTTATCTTATTATATGCTGTTCCTCACCCATAATTGACAAACCTTATTTTCCGGAAAGTTCTTAGGGTCGACAAATTGTCTATGGTTAGGTTTTATTAGCATTTTGAATCTCTTCCATTGAAactttattgaaattaatCAACCGAaaagatttcattttttgaaaatttcctTTGTTCTACTCTATAGAATTTGTTTTATAGGGTTATATACAGGGTTCAATAACCAAACAGACTTAAAATCCCCCAGATAATAAATGCctcattaatttatttttcagcctTTGCCGTATCGGCATTAGCCTCAAACTGGGAACGCCTTGGAAAACCTTTTAATCCACTTCTTGGTGAAACATACGAGCTCCAGAAAGGAGATTATCGAATTGTCTGCGAACAAGTCTCCCATCATCCTCCAGTATCTGCATTTCATGCAGAATCCAAAGACTTTAAGTTTCACGGTACAATAAACCCGAAAATCAAGTTTTGGGGTAAGAGCGTTGAGGTGAATCCGAAGGGAACCGTCACCATTGAGTTTCCAAAGTAGGTTTTGGGTATACCTTTATCATAGAAATATACTAATACCACTTATTTTCCAGATGGAACGAAAGCTACAGCTGGACTAATGTCAATTGTTGCGTCCATAATATAATTGTGGGCAGACTTTGGATAGAGCAATATGGAAATATGGAGATCATCAATCATTCCACTGGTC from Drosophila takahashii strain IR98-3 E-12201 chromosome 2R, DtakHiC1v2, whole genome shotgun sequence encodes:
- the Obsc gene encoding obscurin isoform X3, with amino-acid sequence MDAVADIVFVSRDYQAQAMATDEISVSRGDLVELISSKASEKSRCFVRMFDSGDSPKEGWVPIEILEFNPTMSSSSNGKESGDAEFRKMTILRELVETEEEFSRDLLHVVEKYIKGIDKPVVPRSVRDNKDIIFCNFLQIAEFHNNVLKEGLKCYSNQPNMVAKTFLRLERDFDKHVVYCQNEPLAQDYLTSSPDAKKYFQELSKQLGDDKSLSEHLKLPIQRINDYQLLFKDFIKYSLSLKENVKDLDRALELMLSVPSRAYDNRFLSSIEGCRGNIYKLGRLLLHDWCNVLDKEGKSHDRYCFLFKSRILVTKVRKISENRSVFILQNIVKLPLCNIEHKADEKQIQLSLKTPEANSFLPIIIRPHGQESSHLTWFNEISSHINQDVTLQEHNADDLKVDSSQIASESELILHLPQRAEAHDPNLSVRPSDVAENFFLSKETKERLQHEQQELLKLEQEAIELYKKQQSSKSSSTKTESVQITTSSQVKTSSEVRKVVSPPPPPPQSTVKEVTPVKVVTPPPPPKEITPVKVATPPPKEITPVKVVTPPPKEITPVKVASPPPKEKTPVKVATPPPQPQVVAPPAKDATPPQPPLKEVQKVEPASHSKEVEAPVAPVKLQETVTETRSTAVVESSQSSQIQEEILVTEEISLAAKSRDYDRGTSYDSTVERSQYGISSRRDRSSVDKVEARSSLLATGRTESRAASRAESRAESRASYSVAESRAGIRSSSRLQEDRPLRSVDKPVVVKMLKSVQVDPGETAHFEIQFKDQPGLVTWLKDNKPLEDRLADRITQTAAPMNSYRLDIKNCSETDAGTYTIRAQSASETTTVSAQLAVGQAPGHDETKTNTEPAFLVSLKDAEMIENTLFRFMIKIKGDPKPRVKFYKDEKEILETNDRIQIIRDKDYLGFYELVIADVQKTDSGTYSCKATNKFGEATCEAVATTVEDRNPFGALSGQILPAGEKPVFQWKRNGEEFDPEERFKVLFGEDEDSLALVFQHVKPEDAGIYTCVAQTSTGNISCSAELSVQGAIQTLNREPEKPTLVIEHREANASIGGSAILELQCKGFPKPAVQWKHDGEVIQVDDRHKFMYEDEESMSLVIKNVDTTDAGEYTIEAINELGQDESTINLVVKAPPKIKKVTDITCSAGETIKMEIEVEGFPQPTVQVTNNGKDVTAESNVKISSSSIGKSLEKVVVEVKEIKLSQAGNYSIKATNDLSQTSEYWSCTVKSKPVIVKHFESEYIHGEKEHVQMTVRIDAYPEAKLIWYHDETEIKITDAKYTVSSDGNAYTLKITGATRVDAGKYTVKATNEHGSATSSTQLLIKCTPEFTQKLKNITVAEGDSNVELVVGVDAYPRPHVKWYIDGIEIDEKRNDFRHVEEGNNFKLIMNQVATNMQGNYTCKIMNDYGKLEDNCVVTVNCKPKVKRGLKNIEVQEGKSFTLEVEVYSEPEAKIKWFKDGHEIYEDARIKISRDTQRIENYYLTLNLARTEDAGTYEMKATNFIGETTSTCKVAVLTVPEIVHVDVFQQHSYESVPLKYEVIATGIPKPEAIWYHDGKPITADKHTAITVDGDHYKLEVQSLDLVDAGEYRVVVQNKCGEKSHQGDLSLSGIAEYRKPILTQGPGLKDIKVNKGDKVNEPVVFTADPAPEIVLLKDGQPVKESNNLKLKVEKKDAENGLVQYTCTLNILEAEIKDSGRYELKVKNKYGELATSGWIDVLAKPEISGLNDTKCLPGDTICFEALVQANPKPKVSWTRGNENLCNNENCEVIADVDADKYRLVFQSVSPSEDGKYTITATNSEGRATVDFNLAVLVEKPTFIVQPESQSIHDFRPVSTKVLVHGVPLPTIEWFKDDKPINYEAINKPSKDKLYGKEDTKKGTDQIESVFDIKTFRENDVGAYTCVATNEIGVTKAPFKLALLALAPSFVKKLDNALDVLQGEPLVLECCVDGSPLPTVQWLKDGDEVKPSESVKISTNPDGLVRLEINSCQPNDSGAYKLIISNPHGEKVALCAVAVKPEEMQPKFLKPITGQTVVVGEPLKLEAQVTGFPAPEVKWYKDGMLLRPSPEINFINSPNGQIGLIIDSAQPLDAGVYKCLIANKGGEIEGVSKVEIVPKESKPVFVAELQDSSSIEGFPVKMDIKVIGNPKPKLQWFHNGHEIQPDPSHIAIVENPDKSTSLIIEKTVPGDSGLYEVIAQNPEGSTASKAKLYVAPKADETATEEAPQFVSALRDVNADEGQELVLSAPFISNPMPEVIWSKDGVTLTPNERLLMTCDGKHIGLTIKPAEAADSGNYTCLLANPLGEDSSACNANVRKVYKPPVFTQKISDQQQVFGNNAKIPVTVSGVPYPDLEWYFQDKPIPKSDKYSIKNDGDHHMLIVNNCEKGDQGVYKCIASNREGKDITQGRLDIVNEIKKHSRSEPPVFLKKIGDCDIYEGMVAKFTACATGYPEPEVEWFKNDQKLFPSDRFLIDIEPNGLLRLTIKNVTEYDVGRYSCRIFNPYGDDICHAELFYDSLDSQQKPLEDQYTDFKKYKKSGAPPPLSEGPIISRMTDRGLLLSWNPSVPLTPRYPITYQIEMMDLPEGDWRTLRTGVRSCACDIRNLEPFRDYRFRVRVENKFGVSDPSPYTQTYRQKLVPDPPKTYTYLPPGTDFRPETSPYFPKDFDIERPPHDGLAQAPQFLLREQDISYGVKDHNTELMWFVYGYPKPKMTYYFDDMIIESGGRFDQSYTRNGQATLFINKMLDRDVGWYEAVATNEHGEARQRVRLEIAEHPRFLKRPDETFIMSRKNGRIEAKLVGIPLPEVHWFKDWKPIAESSRIKISSYDPDIYVLSIHDSIIKDGGLYSISARNIAGSISTSVTVHIEENEDQYIYKTYGRHPYVRSKQLRYQDKYDIGDELGRGTQGITYHAVERSSGDNYAAKIMYGRPELRPFMLNELEMMNTFNHKNLIRPYDAYDTDRSVTLIMELAAGGELVRDNLLRRDYYTERDIAHYIRQTLWGLEHMHEMGVGHMGLTIKDLLISVVGGDLIKVSDFGLSRKINRHNLSTLDYGMPEFVSPEVVNKEGVNFSHDMWTVGLITYVLLGGHNPFLGIDDRETLTKIREGRWDFKDEIWTHISDDGRDFISRLLLYSPEERMDVKTALKHPWFFMLDRQVYDHDYQIGTDRLRNYYDHFRDWYANASCKNYFRRRRLSGCFQHPSKMVYPPGHVYTPENTPEPLPEPRIRAKREEVVSKYLHPDYELGLIQSESHYQYGPDTYLLQLRDVNFPVRLREYMKVAHRRSPSFALNDSVDWSLPVIRERRRFTDIMDEEIDDERTRSRISMYAANESYSIRRLRTELGPRLDEYTEADAMIETQREGYPPFFREKPQTIAITENQPSHIHCFAVGDPKPCVQWFKNDMVLSESKRIKISVDEDGRSILRFEPALHFDVGVYKVVARNKVGQTVARCRIVVATLPDAPDSPEISANSGTEILLRWKQPRDDGHSTVLCYSLQYKLSNCDAWTTVADNIDHEFYLLHDLQPNTNYQFRLASKNRIGWSEMGIPVAASTVGGDAPKIHITKAMKHLQQLTENGHQVIPEEERVHTDYHCEREPPNWVTDSSVSDKYSFISEIARGEFSTIVKGIQKSTDTVVVAKILEVTDENEDNVVAEFDNFKTLRHERIPALFSAYKPLNVPIAIFVMEKLQGADVLTYFSSRHEYSEQMVATVVTQLLDALQYLHWRGYCHLNIQPDNVVMASVRSIQVKLVDFGAAKKVNKLGMKVTPCGSLDFQPPEMINDEPIFPQSDIWSLGALTYLLLSGCSPFRGADEYETKQNISFVRYRFENLFKEVTPEATRFIMLLFKRHPTKRPYTEDCLEHRWLMSSDYMVRKRERAIFLGSRLKTFCDEYHDLKNATATSSKVLNTVAGGPTPTQLLRSNSIQEELLTTF